The DNA segment CTCGCGAATATCTTTTACGCCAGAATTAATTGCAGAAAGGCTATAATATGGCCTATCAGATTGTTCTGCAATTATTTGTGCAAGGGTGGTTTTTCCAGTACCTGGAGGTCCCCAAAATATTAACGAAGGAATAATACCATTCGCAATCTGCCGCGTAAGTGAGCCTTGCGGGCCAACCAAATGTTGTTGACTTATATAATCCTCGATTTTCTGAGGTCTGATTCTTTCTGCCAAAGGTATTTCCATTTAGCAAAATTACTAAAATTCTATTAGAACAAAGGTCTTAGAGTCACTGTGAAATATTTTTTACGAAATATTTGTAATTATATTTTGCATATCTATATATTATTGTTAAATTTAGATGATTTATAAATTAAAATATACAAATATGGCAGTTTTAAAAGTTATTGAGGTTTTAGCAAGTTCTAAAATAAGTTGGGAAGATGCATCGAAAGAAGCCGTTAAGCACGCTGCGAAAACGGTGAAGAATTTGAGATCAGTTTATGTAAAAGAGCAAAGTATGACGATTGATAATGGTAATATTGTTGATTATAGAGTCACACTAAAGTTAAGTTTTGAGTTGGAGTAAGTTTTTGATATAGGTTTAGTTTAGAAAGACTGTTGCATTAATTTGTAGCAGTTTTTTTATATCGTAATGTGACAGGCAATTGTCGGCGCATTTATGACAAGATTGGTATATTTGAAAAACGGCATAACTTTCGAGTCTGCAAATAAAAACGTATGAACGATACAGATTTTAAATTTTCTTCCAAGGTAATCCTCATCCCTTTCTTATGTGTACTTCTACTGTGGATTGTATTTTGGGTGGAGGTGAGATTCAAAATTAATTTAACGCAATACGGAATTTATCCACGCGATTTAGTTGGACTTAGAGGTGTGACCTTCAGCCCATTTTTACACGGAAATATAGAACACCTTTATAATAATAGTATTCCGCTATTTATCTTAACAATGTCGCTGTATTATTTCTACGACAACGTGGCAACTAAAATTTTGTTCTACGGAGTTCTGGTTTCAGGAATTTTAACATGGACTATTGGACGAAGTAACATTCATATTGGCGCGAGTAGTCTTATCTATGTACTGGTGGCATTTATATTCTTTAAGGGGATACTGACAAAGTATTTTCGACTTGTCGCCTTGTCACTCTCGGTGATTATGATATATGGGGGCATGATTTGGTATGTTTTTCCGGATATGGATGCTGAGAAAAACATTTCTTGGGAAGGTCACTTGTCTGGACTGATCACAGGAATAGTATTCGCGCTATTTTTCAAAACTCCGCAATTTGAAAAAGTCATTAAGTACGAGTGGGAGCATCCAGATTTTGATGCTGAGAATGATCCATTCATGCAGCGGTTTGATGAGAATGGGAATTTTGTTCCGACACCGAAGCCAGAAGTTATTCCTGAAGATCTTCAGAATGTTGGAAATATTTCTACTACTCAGCAAGATATCAACTTTGTCTATATCTATCACAAGAGTGAAGTGGAAAAATAAAAAAAGCCAGATAGATTCTGGCTTTTTTGGTAACTATTGTCTTTGTCTGACAGCTTCGTATAGAAATGCTCCGGCCGCAACTGATACATTTAACGACCCTATACTACCAAACATTGGTAGCTTTGCTTTCTCGTCTATAACTTTTAGCACTGAAGGATTAACTCCTCTGTCTTCAGATCCCATTACTATAGCAAGAGGCTGAGTCAAGTCTAACTCGTACAAAGAGGTTTCGGTTTTCTCGGTAGCAGCAATCGTTTTGATTCCTGATCCTTGCAAGAAGAAGATGGCATCTTTAATGTGCGCAACCTTACAAATTGGCACATTAAATACAGCTCCTGCTGATGTTTTTACCGTATCTCCATTTACGGGAGCAGAACCTTGTTTTTGAACAATGATTCCAGAAACGCCCGTACATTCGGCAGTTCTAATAATTGCGCCAAAATTCCGTGCATCAGAAAGTTGATCTAAAATCAAAAATAATGGAGCTTTATTTGTTTCTAAAGTTTGAGCGACCAAGGTTTCTAAATCATAAAATCCTACTGGAGATATTGTCGCGACAGCACCTTGATGGTTGTTGTGGGTAAGTCTATTTAGTTTTTCAACTGGGACATAAGTAAAGTTGATATCATTGCGTTTCATAACTTTCATCAGGTCTTTCATCAATTCGCCCGATGCTTCCTTTTGAATAAACACTCTATCGACTTCCTTACCAGCTTGTATCGCTTCGATAATAGCTCTTATCCCAAATATTTGTTGTTCATTTTCCATGATGCAAATGTATAAAAAAAACCATCAGCGTAAACTGATGGTTTTAGGTTTATTATATATTCTGCGATTAATTAATATCCCAGAAAATTTTTGTTTGAAGTTTGTCTCCTCCGATTGCAATTTTAGCTGCATCAAGATTTGCTTTATTAACTGTAACTTCTGAAGAAGGATAAGTTAATCGTTTTGGCATTTTACCTTGAGCCGCAGCTACGGCATTAGATGGAGCGATAATTTCCGGTTGATCAAGTCTTCTAATAGAAGTCCAAGCTTCAAAAGGACGGTTAAATAACGCTAACCACGCTTGAGTACCAATTTTTTTCTTCCAATCTCCATCTGCTGTAGTGTAAGCAACTTCAGGTTTTGCTAGGTAAGCTGTAGCAGCTGACGTAGATAATCCCCAAAATTCAAAAGAACTAGTAATTGCATCATTGTAAAATGATTCTGCTGAACCACCTACTGCGTAACCTCTTTCTGCTGCCTCAGCTAAGTAGAAATTCATTTCTGTAGCTTCAAATAGTTGAGCTGCTAGATCTGGAGCTCTTAATGCATTTCCAATTCCTGAGAAAAACTGTGCTAAATTTGCAACACCGTTTACACCCCCGATATAAGTTGAACCTTCATTTCCAACAGGTCTAAAGTATACTGCTAGCCTTGGATCTTCAAGATCAATAAGTGCATTCACAATTGTTGCAGAAGCCACATAATCATTACGTCCACTAGCTTCAAGATCAGCATGTAAAGGATTGTAATTTGGTGGTCCACTAGAAAATACAAGTGCTGCATTTTGAGAGTTATCTGTAATAACTCCTGCAGTAACTGCACTTTCGATTGCGGTCTTAGCTAATGCGCTATTAACGTCTGCTAGGTTGATTCCGATTTTTACTTTTAGAGAGTTAGCAAATTCAATCCAACCTGCAACATCACCGTTGTAAATTCCATCACCTGACGCGAAAGAAGCTGCAGATGGATCAAGAATAGCAAGTGCATTATTTACACGAACTAGTAAATCTGGATAGATTACTGCATCATCGTCATACTTTGGTAACACGTTAGTAGGATCTAATGCTTCTGAATAAGGAATGTCTCCAAATGAATCCACTAATACTTGAAAAGTATACACTTTCATCAGTTCGATAATCGCTTTCTTATTTGCCTGTTGAGCAGTGAATTCTGCTTGAGTTTGCAAATCAGATTTAGATTCTTTATCAATAACAGTTTCTGCAGTTGTTAAGTTTCCAAGAACATCACGATATAAGTTGTTCCATAAATTCACAGGAATATTTCTCTGTGTAAGATTGTAACGTGATTCTTGAAAGTATTGTGTTTGAGCCCAGTATTGAGTAAAGTATCTAAATGGACTTAAGTTAACACTAGACGTTGTCATCTGGCTAGCAAGCTCAAATTGCGCATTTGCAACTAGAGTTTCAGCAGGCACATCATAAGCTCTGTCTTTGTCATCATTAAAATTGGCATCCTCACTTGTACATCCTATAGCAAGGAATAGCGAGAAGGCTGCTATGGTATATTTTATCTTTTTCATCTTAGAAACTTGCTTTAATATTAAATGAATAAACTTTTGTAGTTGGCATCACTCCTGATTGGTATCCTTGTACGTTTCCTGATGAAGCTCCAGCTTCTGGATCTGCGTCTGGAAGACTTTTGTCAATTATCCAAAGATTGTTACCCAATAAGCTTATCGATAGTGATTTCACCATTGTATTGTCTAGAAATCTAGTAGGTAGAGAGTAAGATAGTGCTACTTCTCTTAGTTTTACAAAACCAGCATCGTACATGAATGCTTTGTTTGGATTTACAGAATATCCGTAAGCCATTTCAACACCGTTTGTCTCAATACGAGTAGTGTTTACTGTTCCATCTTCGTTATAACCTGGCAAGATAATACCTCCACCATCTGCGATAGAATTACGAACTGGATTTCCTAAGTCATTTAGACCTGCAGTATTTTGTGTCAGTCCTGTGTACTGTCCAAATGCTTGATCTAGTGAATAAACATCTCCACCTTTTTTAACATCAATCAATACTCCTAGAGAAAGTGCTTTGTAAGTAAATTTGTTGTAAAGACCACCAATCCAATCTGCCTGAATATTTCCAATGATTTTATTGTTTTCGATGATATATAATCCATCTTCGTCTACAAGTTTGTTTCCATTGTCATCGTAAGAATAATCACTTCCTAAAAACGTTCCGTAAGGCTCGCCTACGTAAGCATTAAGAGACATACCACCTTGGAAAGATGCTAATTGTAAGTTGTCTCTTCCCGCATTAAGCGATTTTACAACGTTTTTGTTTTGTGACCAGTTTGCACGAATCATCCATTCAAAATCTGCTGTTTTAATTGGCGAACCAGAGATACTAACTTCAACACCTTTATTTTCCAACTCACCTGCGTTAATTTGAGAAAAACTAAAACCAGTTGATGTAGACTGTGGTACATTAAAGATTTGATCTTGTGTAGATGATTTGTAAATCGACGCATCAAATACAAGACGGTTTCTGAATAATGAAGCTTCTAAACCAAATTCTGTTGCAATCTGATTTTCTGGTTTTAAGTTTTCAAAATCTACGTAAACTGAACTGTTACCGAAAAGAAGATTGTCTCCAAGTAATCCATTATTGATTTTTGCACCTAATCGACGCGCATTAGGGTCATTTCCTACTTCTGCATAACTTGCACGAAGTTTCAAGTTAGATAACCAATCTTGCTTGATGTATTCTGAAAGAATAACACTTGCTCCAACAGAGTAGTAAGGGTAGCTATTGTTGTTAATTGACAAAGCAGTAGTTCCATCAACTCTGTAAGTTCCCTCTAGGTAGAAAGTCTTCAAATAATCAAGAGACAATTGTCCGTAGAAACCTTGTTTTTCATAGTTTACTTCAGATTCATCTGGAGCAACAAATACTTTTGAATTTGAAAGTGTGTATAATCCTGGAGCGATAAGACCACCAGTTGTATTTCCTTCAAATGAATCCAATTTAGATTTAATAAAAGTACCTCCAACTAAAGCTTTACCACCAAAATCTCCAACTGTAAAGTCGTAATTAGCGATCATGTCGTAAGTAGTTTGTAAGAAACTTCTCGTATACAATCTGTATCCTGAAGATTCATCAATTGCATTGATACCAAATTCTTCTGGATGACTTCCAATTGCTTTTCTGTATTCTTGTCTGTCATTTGAATTATCTACAGTTACACGACCTAAAATGTTTAAGTTATCTGTGATTTTGTAAGTTAAATTAGCACCCAAAAGCAAACGTGTGTGCTCATCAGATTGGTAATTTTCGTAACGGTCAAAGTAAGGGTTATTCCAATAAGCTGGAGAGAAATCACCTGACAAAGGATCTGACATATTCCAAGAAACGTTTTGCTTGTTTCTGAAGTATTCTTGTTTTAACTCTTCCATATCAACGTTGGTTTGCCACCACTGACGGAAGTTTCCAATAATATTATCACCGTATCCAACACTATTTCTACCTACCGTGCTCTGATCTGTAAAAGTTGTAAAGGCAGTAATATCCCATTTATCAGATAATTTTCTTGAAAAATTACCACTAATATTATTTTTGTTCAAAGTACTATTTGGAAGAATACCACTTGAGTTATTATTTGTGTATCCAAAGTTGAAAGTTCCTTTGTCATCACCACCACTAAAGTTGATATTGTTTACTACAGAGAAAGAATCTTGGAAGAAATGTCCTGGATCATTAGCGCCAGCAACCCAAGGAGTTGGCTTGCCAAAATTGGCATTTCCTGGAGCAAAAGCATTCCATTGGTATACCATTAAACTAGGATCAAAAGCATTACCAAATGATGAATCGGCAGTCATGTCAACAATTAAGTCATCGATACCATCACCATTTACATCAGCAGGGTAAAAAGAGTCATTTGCTCCACTATACCCGTTGGCACCATACTGTTTTTGATACTTGATAAAAGTGTCTTTATCATATTTACCAACAGATGTTGTAGAACTAAAACTGATTCCCAAACCTGAATTCAATTTTCCTTTTTTAGTAGTAATCATGATAGCACCATTTGATGCAGCACTACCGTAAAGAGCCGTTGCAGCAGCACCTTTAAGCACTGTAACAGATTCGATATTATTTGGATCAATGTCTGATGCAGAGTTACCAAAGTCATATCCACCTCTAGAGTTTGCAGCTCCTGCAGTATTCAAATTCGCATTTGAAACTGGCACACCATCAACCACCATTAATGCTTGGTTATTACCTGTAATAGACTTACTACCACGTAGAACGATGTTTGTTGAACCACCAAAATTCGAGTTCGCTCTAATTTCCAATCCCGCAACTTTCCCTGAAAGATTGTTTAGGAAGTTATCGGTAGGAACTGCGTTTACTTCTTCGGCAGAAACTTTTTGTGCTGAATAGCCTAGAGATTTTTTATCTCTTGTGATACCCAAGGCAGTAACAACCACTCCTTCTAGAGCGATAGCATCATCTACCATTTTAATAGTTGTACTTGCATTACGAGCTAAAACTTCTTTTGAAGCCATCCCAATGTAAGAAAATTGCAATGTCTGCGTAGGCATTGCGTCAATACGGAAATTACCGTCAATATCACTGTTAACTCCTGTAGTAGTTCCTTTAATCACGACTCCTACTCCTGGTAGGGGTAGATTATCGCCATCAACTACTTTTCCAGATACTGTGATAGATTGTGCAAACGAGAGCTGCACAAAGAGCATTGCAAAGAACGCTGCTAAAATCTTTAATCTTGGTTTCATATTAATTTTTTTGGTTAGTGGAGTAAAAGTCTTAATTAATCCTTAAGCACACAACATTTTTTATGCTTTTTTTTTTAAAAGGTAGTGTTAAAACTTATATGCACTATTGAATTCTTACTACTTAGAGACTGATTTGTTAAAAAACCGTTGGCATACGATAAGTTAAATAATCCAATTTTGCTTACTATCCCAAATCCTAATCCTACTCCAACTAACGAATTACTATTGTCTCTGCTAACGATTTGAGTGTCATCTGAATAAAATCCATAGTCAAGGATGGAGTGCGCATATAGGGTAGGGGAAAGTAAGTAGCGATATTCTGTCGCTAATAGTAAAGCTAAATTTGCTTGTAGTAAATTCTCTGCAAAACCTCGAACACTTCGGCTGCCACCAAAACGATATAATTCTCCCACGATATATTCTTTACTTTGTAGGAAATAATTTGTGTTTTTGATCCAAACAACATTTTTGTTATTGAGGTAAAAATTATTTTCGATGTTAGTTTCGATAAATAGTTGCGGAATTCTTTCTGTCAATGATGTACGGTTCCCGATTCCACTTTTTATGGTCACTACAGTTTTATTCTTAAACAAATCAAACTCCGGCCTATAATCGCTATATTCAAATGAAGCAGTGAAAAAGGTGCTTTTATAGTCTTTTAAAATACTACTATTCAAATTTTGAATATCACTTGACTCGGTAGATTGATAGCCAGCAAAAAATCGTTTGTTGTAAGAAAAGTAGTATCCTACCTCGGCTGATGTTTTGGTGTTTTGAAAAGTACTGTCTTGCTTGAAAATATTTAAACTAGCTTTTAAAGCAAATGGGGTTTTAAAAATGTAGGGTAATTCAATGCTGCTTTTAAAGGTAGTTTGTTTTTGACCATCGCTTTTCCAATACAAAATAAAAGTTTCTCCAGTTTTCAAAGCATTGTTCAGTTCTAAATCGACGTAACCATTAAAAAGTAATTTACCAGACTCTTCGTCGTTAGAAAACCCAACAATTCCATCAAACTTATTAGAATTTGCTTTTTCTAGATAAATATAAACCTTGGTGGTGTCGGTTGTAAATAAAATTTCGGGGTTTTTTGTTTGTTGCACAAATGGGAGTTTATCAAATTCCTTTTTAATTTTCTCAACGTTGTTTTGTGTAAAAGTGAGATTCTTAAAAAGTCGCTCTATATTATTTTGATGACCTTTCGGGAAGCTTTTATAATTTAGTACTATTTCATTTATTTTACGTGTGCGGCCCTTTTCTACAACTAGATTGGTAATCAATGTTTTTCCGCTTTCGCGAAATTGACTCAACTTAACTTTGGCCATCGAATAACCTTGGAGTTCCAGTGATTTTGTGTAACTCTGTAAATAAGAAGATACAGATGCAAAGGGAATCATAATGGAATCTCTATTGATATTTTTGTTTTTGGTCGAAATTGTGTCCTTATATATAAGGACATATTTAATTTGAGTATTTAACTCCGCTTTTGCATTCGCCAAGGTATCGTTGCTAATTGAATAATTTGACAATATCGCATTGATATAGCCTAATTCTTTTAAATTATTTACTAGTTTATCAGAAGTTTGTTGCAAGCTCTTTTTGGACGTATGTATTTTCTGATAGTTTAAAGAGTCGATTACTTTTTGTTCCGTTTTGCTATTGGCCTCAATAGTATATTGATACTTCTGCGAGTAGCATTGCAAGTAGGTTAGTAGAAACAGGAGAATGTAAAAGGTATTTTTCAAGTGGGAAAGGTTGTGAAATATAGAACGTAAAGTTGTCAAAAATTGTATAATCAGTTGGTATGAAATTATCTGTGCGAAAATAATCTAATTAATGTTTGAATAAAAAAAAATATTCTTACATTTGCAACCCCGTAAAAAGCGGGAATTTTATAATCATAATAATTATTAGTATTTAATTATGCCAACAATTCAACAATTAGTAAGAACCGGAAGAACTCAGATGACTAAGAAGAGTAAATCGGTTGCTCTAGATTCTTGTCCTCAAAGAAGAGGTGTTTGTACGCGTGTTTACACTACTACACCAAAGAAACCAAACTCTGCAATGCGTAAAGTAGCGCGTGTACGTTTGACAAATGGTAATGAAGTGAACGCTTACATCCCAGGAGAAGGACACAATCTACAAGAGCACTCGATAGTATTAGTTAGGGGTGGAAGAGTAAAAGATTTACCAGGAGTTAGATACCACATTGTGCGTGGTGCACTTGATACATCAGGTGTAGCAGGAAGAACACAAAGAAGATCTAAGTATGGTGCTAAGCGCCCAAAAGAAGCGAAAAAGTAATTAAAAAAAATCTTTTAAAGACAAAGACATGAGAAAAAGAGCAGCAAAGAAGAGGCCACTTCTTCCAGATCCAAGGTTTAACGACCAATTGGTAACACGTTTTGTGAATAACTTAATGTGGGATGGAAAAAAATCAACAGCTTTTAAAGTATTTTATGATGCAATTGACATTATCGAATCAAAAAAGCAAGATGACGAGAAATCATCATTAGAAATTTGGAAAGATGCTTTAACAAACGTTATGCCTCACGTAGAAGTACGTAGTCGTAGAGTTGGTGGAGCTACGTTCCAAATCCCTATGCAAATTAGACCAGACAGAAAAATCTCTATGGCAATGAAGTGGTTAATACTTTACGCTAGAAGAAGAAATGAGAAATCTATGGCTCAAAGACTTGCATCTGAATGTTTAGCTGCGGCTAAAGAAGAAGGTGCTGCAGTTAAAAAGAGAATGGATACTCATAAGATGGCTGAAGCAAACAAAGCATTCTCTCACTTTAGATTTTAATAACTAAGAAATGGCTAGAGACTTATTATATACAAGAAACATTGGAATCGCTGCACACATTGATGCTGGTAAAACAACAACAACTGAGCGTATCCTTTTCTATACAGGAGTTAACCATAAATTAGGTGAAACTCACGAAGGTTCTGCTACAATGGACTGGATGGCGCAAGAGCAAGAAAGAGGTATTACAATTACTTCTGCAGCTACTACTTGTGACTGGAATTTCCCAACTGAGCAAGGTAAAATTTTACCTGAATCAGTGCCTTACCACTTTAATATTATTGATACACCGGGACACGTTGACTTTACAGTTGAAGTAAACCGCTCGTTAAGAGTATTAGATGGTTTGGTATTTCTTTTTAGTGCTGTTGATGGTGTTGAGCCTCAGTCAGAAACTAACTGGAGATTAGCAGATAATTACAAAGTGCCTCGTATGGGCTTCGTAAACAAGATGGACAGACAAGGATCTAACTTCCTTGCTGTTTGTAAGCAAATTAAAGATATGCTAAAATCGAATGCTGTGCCTATCGTATTACCGATCGGTGAAGAGCAAGATTTTAAAGGAGTTGTTGACTTGGTGAAAAACCAAGCAATAGTTTGGCATAACGATAACTTTGGTGCAACGTTTGACATTGTGCCAATTCCAGAAGATATGGTAGATGAAGTACGTGAGTACAGAGCATACCTTATTGAGGCAGTTGCTGATTACGACGAAACTTTGATGGAGAAATTCTTCGAAGACGAAAACTCTATTACAGAGGAAGAAATCAACATCGCTTTAAGAAAAGCAGCTATTGATATGTCTATCATTCCAATGGTATGTGGATCTTCATTTAAAAATAAAGGAGTACAATTCTTACTTGATGCAGTTTGTAAATATTTACCATCTCCATTAGATAAAGAAGGAATTGAAGGAATTAACCCTGATACTGAATTGACAGAAATTCGTCGTCCATCAGTAAAAGAACCTTTTGCAGCTCTTGCAT comes from the Flavobacterium ardleyense genome and includes:
- a CDS encoding dodecin family protein; this encodes MAVLKVIEVLASSKISWEDASKEAVKHAAKTVKNLRSVYVKEQSMTIDNGNIVDYRVTLKLSFELE
- a CDS encoding rhomboid family intramembrane serine protease, whose product is MNDTDFKFSSKVILIPFLCVLLLWIVFWVEVRFKINLTQYGIYPRDLVGLRGVTFSPFLHGNIEHLYNNSIPLFILTMSLYYFYDNVATKILFYGVLVSGILTWTIGRSNIHIGASSLIYVLVAFIFFKGILTKYFRLVALSLSVIMIYGGMIWYVFPDMDAEKNISWEGHLSGLITGIVFALFFKTPQFEKVIKYEWEHPDFDAENDPFMQRFDENGNFVPTPKPEVIPEDLQNVGNISTTQQDINFVYIYHKSEVEK
- the rlmB gene encoding 23S rRNA (guanosine(2251)-2'-O)-methyltransferase RlmB; amino-acid sequence: MENEQQIFGIRAIIEAIQAGKEVDRVFIQKEASGELMKDLMKVMKRNDINFTYVPVEKLNRLTHNNHQGAVATISPVGFYDLETLVAQTLETNKAPLFLILDQLSDARNFGAIIRTAECTGVSGIIVQKQGSAPVNGDTVKTSAGAVFNVPICKVAHIKDAIFFLQGSGIKTIAATEKTETSLYELDLTQPLAIVMGSEDRGVNPSVLKVIDEKAKLPMFGSIGSLNVSVAAGAFLYEAVRQRQ
- a CDS encoding SusD/RagB family nutrient-binding outer membrane lipoprotein codes for the protein MKKIKYTIAAFSLFLAIGCTSEDANFNDDKDRAYDVPAETLVANAQFELASQMTTSSVNLSPFRYFTQYWAQTQYFQESRYNLTQRNIPVNLWNNLYRDVLGNLTTAETVIDKESKSDLQTQAEFTAQQANKKAIIELMKVYTFQVLVDSFGDIPYSEALDPTNVLPKYDDDAVIYPDLLVRVNNALAILDPSAASFASGDGIYNGDVAGWIEFANSLKVKIGINLADVNSALAKTAIESAVTAGVITDNSQNAALVFSSGPPNYNPLHADLEASGRNDYVASATIVNALIDLEDPRLAVYFRPVGNEGSTYIGGVNGVANLAQFFSGIGNALRAPDLAAQLFEATEMNFYLAEAAERGYAVGGSAESFYNDAITSSFEFWGLSTSAATAYLAKPEVAYTTADGDWKKKIGTQAWLALFNRPFEAWTSIRRLDQPEIIAPSNAVAAAQGKMPKRLTYPSSEVTVNKANLDAAKIAIGGDKLQTKIFWDIN
- a CDS encoding SusC/RagA family TonB-linked outer membrane protein; protein product: MKPRLKILAAFFAMLFVQLSFAQSITVSGKVVDGDNLPLPGVGVVIKGTTTGVNSDIDGNFRIDAMPTQTLQFSYIGMASKEVLARNASTTIKMVDDAIALEGVVVTALGITRDKKSLGYSAQKVSAEEVNAVPTDNFLNNLSGKVAGLEIRANSNFGGSTNIVLRGSKSITGNNQALMVVDGVPVSNANLNTAGAANSRGGYDFGNSASDIDPNNIESVTVLKGAAATALYGSAASNGAIMITTKKGKLNSGLGISFSSTTSVGKYDKDTFIKYQKQYGANGYSGANDSFYPADVNGDGIDDLIVDMTADSSFGNAFDPSLMVYQWNAFAPGNANFGKPTPWVAGANDPGHFFQDSFSVVNNINFSGGDDKGTFNFGYTNNNSSGILPNSTLNKNNISGNFSRKLSDKWDITAFTTFTDQSTVGRNSVGYGDNIIGNFRQWWQTNVDMEELKQEYFRNKQNVSWNMSDPLSGDFSPAYWNNPYFDRYENYQSDEHTRLLLGANLTYKITDNLNILGRVTVDNSNDRQEYRKAIGSHPEEFGINAIDESSGYRLYTRSFLQTTYDMIANYDFTVGDFGGKALVGGTFIKSKLDSFEGNTTGGLIAPGLYTLSNSKVFVAPDESEVNYEKQGFYGQLSLDYLKTFYLEGTYRVDGTTALSINNNSYPYYSVGASVILSEYIKQDWLSNLKLRASYAEVGNDPNARRLGAKINNGLLGDNLLFGNSSVYVDFENLKPENQIATEFGLEASLFRNRLVFDASIYKSSTQDQIFNVPQSTSTGFSFSQINAGELENKGVEVSISGSPIKTADFEWMIRANWSQNKNVVKSLNAGRDNLQLASFQGGMSLNAYVGEPYGTFLGSDYSYDDNGNKLVDEDGLYIIENNKIIGNIQADWIGGLYNKFTYKALSLGVLIDVKKGGDVYSLDQAFGQYTGLTQNTAGLNDLGNPVRNSIADGGGIILPGYNEDGTVNTTRIETNGVEMAYGYSVNPNKAFMYDAGFVKLREVALSYSLPTRFLDNTMVKSLSISLLGNNLWIIDKSLPDADPEAGASSGNVQGYQSGVMPTTKVYSFNIKASF
- a CDS encoding BamA/TamA family outer membrane protein → MKNTFYILLFLLTYLQCYSQKYQYTIEANSKTEQKVIDSLNYQKIHTSKKSLQQTSDKLVNNLKELGYINAILSNYSISNDTLANAKAELNTQIKYVLIYKDTISTKNKNINRDSIMIPFASVSSYLQSYTKSLELQGYSMAKVKLSQFRESGKTLITNLVVEKGRTRKINEIVLNYKSFPKGHQNNIERLFKNLTFTQNNVEKIKKEFDKLPFVQQTKNPEILFTTDTTKVYIYLEKANSNKFDGIVGFSNDEESGKLLFNGYVDLELNNALKTGETFILYWKSDGQKQTTFKSSIELPYIFKTPFALKASLNIFKQDSTFQNTKTSAEVGYYFSYNKRFFAGYQSTESSDIQNLNSSILKDYKSTFFTASFEYSDYRPEFDLFKNKTVVTIKSGIGNRTSLTERIPQLFIETNIENNFYLNNKNVVWIKNTNYFLQSKEYIVGELYRFGGSRSVRGFAENLLQANLALLLATEYRYLLSPTLYAHSILDYGFYSDDTQIVSRDNSNSLVGVGLGFGIVSKIGLFNLSYANGFLTNQSLSSKNSIVHISFNTTF
- the rpsL gene encoding 30S ribosomal protein S12; this encodes MPTIQQLVRTGRTQMTKKSKSVALDSCPQRRGVCTRVYTTTPKKPNSAMRKVARVRLTNGNEVNAYIPGEGHNLQEHSIVLVRGGRVKDLPGVRYHIVRGALDTSGVAGRTQRRSKYGAKRPKEAKK
- the rpsG gene encoding 30S ribosomal protein S7, which produces MRKRAAKKRPLLPDPRFNDQLVTRFVNNLMWDGKKSTAFKVFYDAIDIIESKKQDDEKSSLEIWKDALTNVMPHVEVRSRRVGGATFQIPMQIRPDRKISMAMKWLILYARRRNEKSMAQRLASECLAAAKEEGAAVKKRMDTHKMAEANKAFSHFRF